Proteins from a genomic interval of Sugiyamaella lignohabitans strain CBS 10342 chromosome C, complete sequence:
- the RPS0A gene encoding ribosomal 40S subunit protein S0A (Ribosomal 40S subunit protein S0A; required for maturation of 18S rRNA along with Rps0Bp; deletion of either RPS0 gene reduces growth rate, deletion of both genes is lethal; homologous to human ribosomal protein SA and bacterial S2; RPS0A has a paralog, RPS0B, that arose from the whole genome duplication; GO_component: GO:0030686 - 90S preribosome [Evidence IDA] [PMID 12150911]; GO_component: GO:0005737 - cytoplasm [Evidence IEA,IEA]; GO_component: GO:0022627 - cytosolic small ribosomal subunit [Evidence IEA]; GO_component: GO:0022627 - cytosolic small ribosomal subunit [Evidence IDA] [PMID 8626693]; GO_component: GO:0005622 - intracellular [Evidence IEA]; GO_component: GO:0030529 - ribonucleoprotein complex [Evidence IEA]; GO_component: GO:0005840 - ribosome [Evidence IEA,IEA]; GO_component: GO:0015935 - small ribosomal subunit [Evidence IEA]; GO_function: GO:0003735 - structural constituent of ribosome [Evidence IEA,IEA]; GO_function: GO:0003735 - structural constituent of ribosome [Evidence IDA] [PMID 8626693]; GO_process: GO:0002181 - cytoplasmic translation [Evidence IMP] [PMID 8626693]; GO_process: GO:0002181 - cytoplasmic translation [Evidence IMP] [PMID 9973221]; GO_process: GO:0000447 - endonucleolytic cleavage in ITS1 to separate SSU-rRNA from 5.8S rRNA and LSU-rRNA from tricistronic rRNA transcript (SSU-rRNA, 5.8S rRNA, LSU-rRNA) [Evidence IMP] [PMID 14627813]; GO_process: GO:0000461 - endonucleolytic cleavage to generate mature 3'-end of SSU-rRNA from (SSU-rRNA, 5.8S rRNA, LSU-rRNA) [Evidence IMP] [PMID 14627813]; GO_process: GO:0006407 - rRNA export from nucleus [Evidence IGI] [PMID 16246728]; GO_process: GO:0006364 - rRNA processing [Evidence IEA]; GO_process: GO:0000028 - ribosomal small subunit assembly [Evidence IEA]; GO_process: GO:0000028 - ribosomal small subunit assembly [Evidence IMP] [PMID 8626693]; GO_process: GO:0042254 - ribosome biogenesis [Evidence IEA]; GO_process: GO:0006412 - translation [Evidence IEA,IEA]), with translation MHHENSYTNKLQVHNEPYVYKTRPDGVNIINIGKTWEKIVLAARIIAAVPRAADVVAISARTYGQRAVLKFANHTGGTAIAGRFTPGNFTNYITRSFKEPRLIIVTDPRTDAQAIKEASYVNIPVIALVDTDSPSEYVDVAIPCNNKSKHSIGLIWWLLAREVLRLKGVLPDRQTAWSVMPDLYFYRDPEEVEAPAAEEEVVAEEAAAPTEVSAAGEEWDVQPDAGAGAADWAATDDWAAEAAPATA, from the coding sequence ATGCACCACGAAAACAGTTATACTAACAAATTACAGGTTCACAACGAGCCTTACGTCTACAAGACCAGACCCGATGGTGTtaacatcatcaacattgGCAAGACCTGGGAGAAGATCGTTCTTGCTGCCCGTATCATTGCTGCCGTCCCCAGAGCCGCTGATGTAGTTGCCATCTCTGCTCGTACCTACGGTCAAAGAGCTGTCCTCAAGTTCGCCAACCACACTGGTGGTACCGCCATTGCCGGTAGATTCACCCCCGGTAACTTCACAAACTACATCACAAGATCTTTCAAGGAGCCTAGATTGATCATCGTCACTGACCCCCGTACTGATGCCCAAGCTATTAAGGAGGCTTCTTACGTTAACATTCCTGTTATTGCTCTTGTCGATACTGACTCTCCTTCTGAGTACGTCGATGTTGCCATTCCTTGTAACAACAAGTCCAAGCACTCGATTGGTCTTATCTGGTGGTTGTTGGCCCGTGAGGTCCTCAGACTTAAGGGTGTTCTCCCAGACAGACAAACCGCTTGGTCTGTCATGCCCGATTTGTACTTCTACAGAGACCCTGAAGAGGTTGaggctcctgctgccgaGGAGGAGGTTGTTGCCgaggaggctgctgccCCTACTGAGGTcagtgctgctggtgaggAGTGGGATGTCCAACCCGACGCCGGTGCCGGTGCCGCTGACTGGGCTGCCACTGACGACTGGGCTGCCGAGGCTGCTCCTGCCACTGCTTAA
- the RPS7A gene encoding ribosomal 40S subunit protein S7A (Protein component of the small (40S) ribosomal subunit; interacts with Kti11p; deletion causes hypersensitivity to zymocin; homologous to mammalian ribosomal protein S7, no bacterial homolog; RPS7A has a paralog, RPS7B, that arose from the whole genome duplication; GO_component: GO:0030686 - 90S preribosome [Evidence IDA] [PMID 12150911]; GO_component: GO:0005737 - cytoplasm [Evidence IEA,IEA]; GO_component: GO:0022627 - cytosolic small ribosomal subunit [Evidence IBA]; GO_component: GO:0022627 - cytosolic small ribosomal subunit [Evidence NAS] [PMID 9559554]; GO_component: GO:0005622 - intracellular [Evidence IEA]; GO_component: GO:0005730 - nucleolus [Evidence IEA]; GO_component: GO:0005634 - nucleus [Evidence IEA]; GO_component: GO:0030529 - ribonucleoprotein complex [Evidence IEA]; GO_component: GO:0005840 - ribosome [Evidence IEA,IEA]; GO_component: GO:0032040 - small-subunit processome [Evidence IDA] [PMID 15590835]; GO_function: GO:0003735 - structural constituent of ribosome [Evidence IEA]; GO_function: GO:0003735 - structural constituent of ribosome [Evidence NAS] [PMID 9559554]; GO_process: GO:0002181 - cytoplasmic translation [Evidence NAS] [PMID 9559554]; GO_process: GO:0006364 - rRNA processing [Evidence IBA,IEA]; GO_process: GO:0042274 - ribosomal small subunit biogenesis [Evidence IBA]; GO_process: GO:0042254 - ribosome biogenesis [Evidence IEA]; GO_process: GO:0042254 - ribosome biogenesis [Evidence IGI] [PMID 16246728]; GO_process: GO:0006412 - translation [Evidence IEA]), whose product MSAANKILKAEPSELELQVAQAFIDLENSSADLKADLRPLQFKAVREIEVSGGKKAIVIFVPVPSLNSFHKVQQRLTRELEKKFSDRYVIFLAERRILPKPGRRSRQTQKRPRSRTLTAVHDALLEDLVFPTEIIGKRVRYQVGGSKLQKVILDSKDITTLEHKLDSFQSVYNKLTGKQVVFEVPSVQGEVF is encoded by the coding sequence ATGTCTGCTGCCAATAAGATCCTCAAAGCCGAGCCTTCTGAGCTCGAGCTCCAAGTTGCTCAAGCTTTCATCGACCTTGAGAACTCTTCTGCCGACTTGAAGGCCGACCTCAGACCCCTTCAATTCAAGGCTGTCCGTGAAATCGAGGTTTCCGGCGGTAAGAAGGCCATTGTCATCTTCGTCCCCGTTCCTTCTCTCAACTCTTTCCACAAGGTCCAACAAAGACTCACCCGTGAGCTCGAAAAGAAATTCTCTGACCGTTACGTTATCTTCCTTGCCGAGAGACGTATCTTGCCCAAGCCCGGCCGTAGATCTAGACAAACCCAAAAGAGACCTAGATCCAGAACTTTGACTGCTGTCCACGATGCTCTCCTTGAGGACCTTGTTTTCCCCACCGAGATCATTGGCAAGCGTGTCAGATACCAAGTTGGTGGTTCCAAGCTCCAAAAGGTCATCTTGGACTCCAAGGACATCACTACTTTGGAGCACAAGCTCGACTCTTTCCAATCTGTCTACAACAAGTTGACTGGTAAGCAAGTTGTTTTCGAGGTTCCCTCTGTTCAAGGTGAGGTCttttaa
- the GAS1 gene encoding 1,3-beta-glucanosyltransferase GAS1 (Beta-1,3-glucanosyltransferase; required for cell wall assembly and also has a role in transcriptional silencing; localizes to cell surface via a glycosylphosphatidylinositol (GPI) anchor; also found at nuclear periphery; genetic interactions with histone H3 lysine acetyltransferases GCN5 and SAS3 indicate previously unsuspected functions for Gas1 in DNA damage response and cell cycle regulation; GO_component: GO:0030134 - ER to Golgi transport vesicle [Evidence IDA] [PMID 18462190]; GO_component: GO:0031225 - anchored component of membrane [Evidence IEA]; GO_component: GO:0005618 - cell wall [Evidence IEA,IEA]; GO_component: GO:0005621 - cellular bud scar [Evidence IDA] [PMID 19793924]; GO_component: GO:0005576 - extracellular region [Evidence IEA]; GO_component: GO:0009277 - fungal-type cell wall [Evidence IDA] [PMID 15781460]; GO_component: GO:0009277 - fungal-type cell wall [Evidence IDA] [PMID 19793924]; GO_component: GO:0016021 - integral component of membrane [Evidence ISM] [PMID 12192589]; GO_component: GO:0016020 - membrane [Evidence IEA]; GO_component: GO:0045121 - membrane raft [Evidence IDA] [PMID 10716729]; GO_component: GO:0005739 - mitochondrion [Evidence IDA] [PMID 14576278]; GO_component: GO:0005739 - mitochondrion [Evidence IDA] [PMID 16823961]; GO_component: GO:0034399 - nuclear periphery [Evidence IDA] [PMID 19541632]; GO_component: GO:0005886 - plasma membrane [Evidence IEA,IEA]; GO_component: GO:0005886 - plasma membrane [Evidence IDA] [PMID 16622836]; GO_component: GO:0005886 - plasma membrane [Evidence IDA] [PMID 1824714]; GO_component: GO:0005886 - plasma membrane [Evidence IDA] [PMID 19793924]; GO_component: GO:0000936 - primary cell septum [Evidence IDA] [PMID 19793924]; GO_function: GO:0042124 - 1,3-beta-glucanosyltransferase activity [Evidence IDA] [PMID 10809732]; GO_function: GO:0042124 - 1,3-beta-glucanosyltransferase activity [Evidence IDA] [PMID 15355340]; GO_function: GO:0042124 - 1,3-beta-glucanosyltransferase activity [Evidence IDA] [PMID 17397106]; GO_function: GO:0016740 - transferase activity [Evidence IEA]; GO_process: GO:0005975 - carbohydrate metabolic process [Evidence IEA]; GO_process: GO:0006342 - chromatin silencing [Evidence IMP,IPI] [PMID 19541632]; GO_process: GO:0030447 - filamentous growth [Evidence IMP] [PMID 15645503]; GO_process: GO:0031505 - fungal-type cell wall organization [Evidence IGI] [PMID 16986442]; GO_process: GO:0031505 - fungal-type cell wall organization [Evidence IMP] [PMID 9515908]): MKTTSFLLSTAICLASLASSLDPITVKGNAFYQGNDRFYIRGVDYQPGGSSKAIDPLADADNCKRDVPYFKDLGLNTIRVYTVDNSANHDECMQELSDAGIYLLLDVNTPKNSINRADPAPSYNADYLQAVFATIDAFKGYDNVLGFFAGNEVINSVNTTGPAPYVKAVVRDMKSYISAQSKRAIPVGYSAADIAQNRWQQMEYFNCGDDSERIDLFGMNDYSWCGPASSFQISGYQANVQNYGNYSLPLFFSEYGCNTVQPRTFPEISAIYNTEMTSVYSGGLVYEYSSEGNDYGLVNITGSNVTTLSDYDALKSQLAKYPDPTGAGGASTTNSAASCPPFQSGLWEVDPSSSLPALPSGAETYIKNGAGKPLGLSGPSTQFGSSSDDDNGSSSASASATASSGAASSGGSSTASAKATHTSKGAAGHVEVPHFLTTTVLGAGAYITVFFAIGLAL; this comes from the coding sequence ATGAAGACTACATCTTTTCTGTTATCCACAGCTATTTGTTTAGCATCACTGGCATCGTCTCTTGATCCTATCACAGTCAAGGGAAATGCCTTTTACCAAGGTAACGACCGGTTCTATATTCGAGGAGTCGACTATCAACCCGGTGGTTCGTCCAAAGCTATTGATCCGTTGGCAGATGCCGACAACTGTAAGAGAGATGTTCCTTACTTTAAAGACCTTGGTCTCAACACTATCCGTGTTTATACAGTCGACAACTCGGCCAACCACGATGAATGTATGCAAGAATTAAGCGACGCAGGCATTTATCTGTTGCTTGATGTCAATACACCCAAGAACTCGATCAACCGAGCCGACCCCGCTCCTTCATACAATGCTGACTATCTACAAGCAGTGTTTGCTACTATTGATGCATTCAAGGGCTATGATAATGTTCTGGGCTTTTTCGCTGGTAATGAGGTTATCAACAGTGTTAACACCACAGGCCCTGCCCCCTATGTCAAGGCTGTTGTCCGTGATATGAAGAGCTATATCAGTGCACAATCCAAACGTGCTATTCCTGTTGGATACTCTGCTGCCGACATTGCCCAAAACAGATGGCAACAAATGGAGTATTTCAACTGTGGAGATGACAGTGAACGAATTGATCTGTTCGGTATGAACGACTATTCTTGGTGTGGACCTGCCTCGTCCTTCCAAATTTCAGGATACCAAGCCAATGTCCAGAACTATGGTAACTATTCTCTTCCACTCTTTTTCTCTGAATACGGATGTAACACCGTCCAACCCCGTACTTTCCCCGAGATCTCTGCTATTTATAATACGGAAATGACCTCTGTGTATTCTGGAGGTCTTGTCTACGAGTACAGCAGCGAAGGTAACGACTATGGACTTGTGAACATCACAGGATCCAATGTGACCACCTTGTCAGACTACGACGCATTGAAATCTCAATTGGCAAAATACCCCGATCCTACGGGTGCTGGCGGTGCCTCTACCACTAATTCCGCAGCCAGCTGTCCTCCATTCCAATCAGGACTTTGGGAAGTTGACCCTTCGTCCAGTCTGCCTGCTCTTCCATCTGGTGCTGAGACATATATCAAGAACGGAGCCGGTAAGCCTCTCGGTCTCAGCGGTCCATCCACCCAAttcggcagcagcagcgacgaCGACAACGGGTCCTCTTCAGCCTCTGCTTCAGCCACTGCATCATCCGGTGCTGCCAGCTCAGGTGGCTCTTCCACCGCTAGTGCCAAAGCCACTCACACCTCCAAAGGAGCAGCTGGTCACGTCGAGGTTCCCCATTTCCTGACCACTACCGTTCTCGGAGCCGGGGCCTACATCACCGTTTTCTTTGCCATTGGCCTCGCTTTATAG
- a CDS encoding glycoside hydrolase family 35 protein, with the protein MHPHLKKVGDTSQLYVQDKPFLVLGAELHNSTASNVKFLQSVLPRLVEYSINTIFLPVSWEHIEPEEGTFNFNLLDGVIESVRSHGFHIGLLWFGSFKNGESAYVPTWVKQNPERFPRSVIWKDGYLTTTKTLSVFHENNVEADAKAFQRLMGHLEATDKDNTVIMVQVENESGVLWDSRDRSDISNKLYKENVPKELLSHLETAQLAQQFKTRFPKVSESGSWESVFGRGENTEELFMSWYYAKYIDRVAAAGKKVYPIPLFINVALNIADSLPSKVWKRPNQYPSGGVLPHTMDIYNAATSHIDMYSPDIYADEFEEFCDAYRHGGNPLLIPETRRDYYAAERVFYAYGKCKAIGVSPFGIDSVWEESALYKTHFGLLKQVSSQILEAQAKNKIFGFHFDDRAVSRPLVHSFGNITAHIDRIHSYGKPQSGFGLIMQTSDNKFVGIGYGYTVQFSSSTDHRVEIMSVEEGRYVDGDWEQTRLLNGDETASNSRWQFASVNPDYGDYHVPLCYPATTGLSICNIYVHKNLYGMFP; encoded by the coding sequence ATGCATCCCCATCTTAAGAAAGTTGGTGACACTAGTCAATTGTATGTTCAGGACAAGCCATTTCTTGTCCTAGGAGCTGAATTGCACAACTCGACAGCCTCTAATGTCAAGTTTCTGCAGTCGGTTTTACCCCGCCTCGTTGAATATAGCATCAACACAATTTTCTTGCCTGTCTCATGGGAGCATATTGAACCGGAGGAAGGGACTTTTAACTTCAATCTCTTGGATGGTGTTATTGAAAGCGTCAGAAGCCATGGATTCCATATCGGATTGCTTTGGTTTGGGTCTTTCAAGAACGGTGAATCAGCCTATGTACCTACATGGGTTAAACAAAATCCCGAAAGATTTCCTCGGTCCGTTATTTGGAAAGATGGTTATTTGACTACGACCAAGACATTGTCTGTGTTTCATGAGAACAATGTGGAGGCAGATGCCAAGGCATTCCAGCGTCTTATGGGACACCTAGAGGCCACTGACAAGGACAATACAGTTATCATGGTCCAGGTTGAAAATGAATCTGGTGTCTTGTGGGATTCTCGTGACAGATCTGATATCTCCAATAAGCTCTATAAGGAGAATGTCCCTAAGGAACTTCTATCTCATTTGGAAACAGCGCAATTGGCACAACAGTTTAAGACTCGATTCCCCAAAGTGTCTGAGTCTGGGTCTTGGGAAAGTGTCTTTGGTAGGGGTGAAAACACCGAGGAGCTTTTCATGTCCTGGTACTATGCTAAATATATCGACCGtgtagcagctgctggcaAGAAGGTCTATCCAATTCCTCTCTTTATCAATGTGGCATTGAATATTGCCGACTCGTTGCCAAGTAAGGTTTGGAAGCGACCTAATCAATATCCTAGTGGTGGGGTTTTGCCACATACTATGGATATTTATAATGCTGCTACATCCCATATCGATATGTACAGTCCAGATATCTACGCAGACGAATTTGAAGAGTTTTGCGATGCTTATCGTCATGGAGGAAATCCGCTCTTGATTCCTGAAACAAGACGTGATTATTATGCTGCAGAGCGGGTGTTCTACGCCTATGGCAAATGCAAAGCAATTGGCGTGTCTCCCTTCGGCATTGATAGTGTATGGGAGGAGAGCGCTCTCTACAAGACTCACTTTGGTCTTCTGAAACAGGTTTCCTCTCAGATCCTCGAGGCTCAAGCCAAGAATAAAATTTTTGGGTTCCATTTCGATGACCGTGCTGTGTCCAGACCCTTAGTACATTCGTTTGGCAATATAACAGCCCATATCGACCGTATACACAGTTATGGTAAACCTCAATCTGGCTTTGGACTGATCATGCAAACCAGTGATAACAAGTTCGTAGGTATTGGATATGGTTATACCGTTCAGTTCTCTTCCAGTACTGACCATCGTGTTGAGATCATGTCTGTTGAGGAAGGACGCTATGTCGATGGAGACTGGGAGCAGACTCGGTTGTTGAATGGAGATGAAACTGCCTCGAACTCGCGCTGGCAATTTGCTTCTGTAAATCCTGACTATGGCGATTATCACGTTCCTCTGTGTTATCCAGCTACTACCGGTCTTTCTATTTGTAACATTTATGTTCACAAAAATTTGTATGGTATGTTTCCATGA
- a CDS encoding beta-galactosidase, whose protein sequence is MIEIRNRLLYINNSPFVVRGGELQNSSMSSAAHMRPIWKSLSDSNLNTVLGAVTWEQIEPEEGNFDFKELDACIRDARAAGLKLVLLWFGAFKNGMSSYAPSWVKSNPHRFPRVVVKRPDGKLRFTEVLSILSGDETKDADSIAFAKLMSHIRRIDEKHCTVIMVQCENEVGLLSDSIDRSSMAEEQFQSAVPEDLLNFLREDWNSLHPLFKEKFSKPSVTSNGGNWEQVFGESPFTNELFMAYHYAKYVDHVALSGRKEYNIPIYTNVWQNQYGKQGAAAGGGKPGEYPSGGAIGGVLDIWMRFAPTLDFISPDIYVNDYDERCQWYSHKNQPLFIPEQRRDEYGARRMWRAIGEYKAIGACPFGIDSLEYDTWKKHYKLLKEVEPLLIDAYKNDHPMTGFFFDEFNSKAPADVIHHNFPKYRVTIERSRVFGVPDVGYGIIINYSPDSFVLVGTGFQVTLTAADNQLQAGIAKVQEIYFENENLRTLRWMNGDETQSGACIMMPSEKIDYGDFPVAISIPAGSKMAIAHAYTIPSYEG, encoded by the coding sequence ATGATTGAAATTAGAAACAGATTACTCTATATTAACAATTCACCATTTGTCGTGCGCGGTGGAGAGCTTCAGAACTCGTCAATGAGTTCTGCTGCTCATATGCGGCCAATTTGGAAAAGTCTAAGTGATTCCAATTTGAATACTGTTTTAGGCGCTGTCACCTGGGAACAAATTGAACCTGAGGAGGGcaattttgatttcaaagaaCTAGATGCCTGCATTAGAGATGCAAGAGCTGCTGGGTTGAAGTTGGTGCTTCTTTGGTTTGGTGCTTTTAAAAACGGCATGTCCTCATATGCTCCGAGCTGGGTCAAATCAAACCCTCACCGCTTCCCACGGGTTGTAGTTAAAAGGCCCGACGGAAAACTGAGGTTCACTGAAGTTTTATCAATCTTAAGTGGTGATGAAACCAAAGATGCTGACTCTATTGCCTTTGCAAAACTCATGTCTCATATACGTCGGATTGACGAAAAGCACTGCACTGTGATTATGGTCCAATGTGAAAATGAAGTTGGACTACTTTCAGATAGCATTGATCGTTCGTCAATGGCTGAGGAACAATTTCAATCTGCTGTTCCCGAAGATTTGTTAAACTTTCTTAGAGAGGACTGGAATTCTTTGCATCCACTATTCAAGGAGAAGTTTTCCAAACCCAGTGTGACTAGTAATGGGGGTAACTGGGAGCAGGTCTTCGGAGAATCACCATTCACAAACGAATTATTTATGGCCTACCACTATGCGAAGTACGTAGACCATGTAGCATTGTCCGGTAGAAAGGAATATAATATTCCTATTTACACCAATGTTTGGCAGAACCAGTATGGCAAACAgggtgcagcagcaggtggtggtaaACCTGGAGAGTATCCTAGCGGTGGTGCTATTGGCGGTGTACTCGATATTTGGATGCGATTTGCTCCTACATTGGATTTTATTTCCCCTGACATTTACGTCAATGACTATGATGAAAGATGTCAATGGTACTCCCACAAGAACCAACCACTTTTCATTCCCGAGCAAAGAAGAGATGAATATGGAGCTAGAAGAATGTGGAGAGCCATTGGAGAATATAAAGCCATTGGAGCTTGTCCTTTTGGCATTGACAGTCTAGAATATGATACCTGGAAGAAACATTATAAGTTGCTTAAGGAGGTTGAACCTCTGTTAATTGATGCATATAAAAATGATCATCCAATGACGGGATTCTTTTTCGACGAGTTTAATTCTAAGGCACCGGCAGATGTCATTCACCACAATTTCCCTAAGTATCGCGTCACTATTGAAAGGTCTCGTGTATTCGGGGTGCCAGATGTGGGCTATGGAATAATTATAAATTATAGTCCTGATTCCTTCGTGCTAGTAGGTACAGGATTCCAGGTCACCCTTACCGCTGCAGATAACCAACTACAAGCTGGAATTGCTAAGGTACAAGAgatttattttgaaaacGAAAATCTAAGAACTCTCAGATGGATGAATGGAGATGAAACTCAGTCGGGTGCTTGTATTATGATGCCAAGTGAAAAAATCGACTATGGCGACTTTCCAGTTGCTATCTCAATTCCTGCCGGATCTAAAATGGCCATAGCTCACGCTTACACCATTCCATCTTATGAAGGTTGA